One window of Catonella massiliensis genomic DNA carries:
- a CDS encoding ECF transporter S component — MILLGGLKDAAVKNWGMVVITLAVVALLLALAFVAERVLKKDEAGGSFKVRKLAMVAMFSAISAVLMLFEFPIPFIAPGFYKIDLSEVPVIIGAFALGPVAGIVIEFVKILLNLFINGTSSAFVGEFGNFVVGAAFVIPASILYFAKKTKKRAIMGLVAGVITTTVIGCLVNAFVLLPFYGAAFGGIDKIIAAGTAVNPAVNSVFVFCLIIVAPFNIIKFSIVSVITVLIYHKISYLLKMGK; from the coding sequence ATGATTTTATTAGGTGGTTTGAAAGACGCAGCAGTTAAAAACTGGGGCATGGTTGTCATCACCCTGGCAGTGGTGGCTTTGCTTCTTGCACTGGCATTTGTTGCAGAAAGGGTCTTAAAGAAAGATGAGGCTGGCGGGTCGTTTAAGGTAAGGAAACTTGCAATGGTAGCAATGTTCTCAGCTATCTCAGCAGTGCTTATGTTGTTTGAGTTTCCTATTCCCTTCATTGCACCGGGATTTTACAAGATTGACCTCAGCGAGGTACCTGTGATTATCGGTGCTTTTGCTTTGGGGCCTGTGGCAGGTATTGTTATAGAATTTGTGAAGATATTGCTTAATTTATTTATAAACGGCACATCATCTGCCTTTGTGGGAGAATTCGGCAATTTCGTGGTAGGTGCTGCCTTTGTTATACCTGCATCTATCCTGTATTTTGCAAAAAAAACCAAGAAAAGGGCTATAATGGGGCTTGTAGCAGGGGTCATTACTACAACTGTAATAGGCTGTCTTGTAAATGCCTTTGTGCTTCTTCCTTTCTATGGAGCGGCCTTTGGCGGAATAGATAAGATTATAGCAGCCGGAACAGCGGTAAACCCTGCGGTTAACAGTGTATTTGTCTTTTGTCTCATCATAGTAGCTCCATTTAATATCATTAAATTTAGCATTGTATCTGTAATAACTGTGCTTATTTATCATAAGATTAGTTATTTGCTCAAGATGGGGAAATAA
- the speE gene encoding polyamine aminopropyltransferase: MSDYTNIHVFEEFTDNVSMDIGVERQLYSAESEFQKIEVFQSREFGRFLMLDGDIIFSEADEFVYNEMVAHVPMSVHPNVKSVLIIGGGDGGVARELTAYPEIERIEVVEPDEQMVEVCREFFPDAVKGFDDERVHITHQDGLRFLRGRRAEYDLIINDSTDPFGHTEGLFTKEFYGSCYKALKDDGIMVYQHGSPFFDEDEEAFRAMHRKVYTSFPISRVYQAHIPTCPSGYWMFGFASKKYHPITDFKPDEWKKRNIKTWYYTSNLHVGAFMLPKYVEDILEEEENKGEK, encoded by the coding sequence ATGTCCGATTATACAAACATCCACGTTTTTGAAGAATTTACCGACAACGTGAGTATGGACATAGGTGTCGAAAGGCAGCTATACAGTGCCGAAAGCGAATTCCAGAAAATAGAGGTATTTCAGTCACGCGAATTCGGCAGGTTCCTGATGCTTGACGGAGATATAATCTTCTCAGAAGCAGACGAATTTGTATACAACGAAATGGTTGCCCACGTACCTATGTCGGTACACCCAAATGTAAAGAGTGTGCTTATAATAGGCGGAGGTGACGGAGGTGTAGCCAGAGAGCTGACTGCATATCCCGAGATCGAGCGAATAGAAGTTGTAGAGCCTGACGAGCAAATGGTTGAGGTTTGTAGGGAGTTTTTCCCCGATGCCGTAAAGGGGTTTGATGATGAGAGGGTTCATATAACCCATCAGGACGGACTTCGCTTCCTTAGAGGCAGAAGAGCTGAATACGACCTCATTATAAATGACTCTACAGATCCCTTTGGCCATACTGAAGGACTGTTTACCAAAGAATTCTACGGCAGCTGCTACAAGGCTCTTAAAGACGATGGAATTATGGTTTACCAGCATGGAAGCCCCTTCTTTGACGAAGATGAAGAAGCCTTTAGGGCAATGCATAGAAAGGTGTATACCAGCTTTCCTATAAGCCGTGTATATCAGGCACATATCCCTACCTGTCCTTCTGGCTACTGGATGTTTGGCTTTGCCAGCAAGAAATACCACCCTATCACAGACTTCAAGCCTGACGAGTGGAAAAAGAGAAATATCAAAACCTGGTATTATACAAGCAACCTCCATGTAGGCGCATTTATGTTACCTAAATATGTTGAAGATATATTGGAAGAAGAAGAAAATAAAGGAGAAAAATAA
- a CDS encoding phosphoribosylformylglycinamidine synthase, translated as MGNIRRVYVEKKKDYAVRAKELKEEFADYLSLKTIENVRVLIRYDIENLDEATYKKSLGIVFSEPPVDLLYEENFPLLSDEREFSVEYLPGQFDQRADSAIQCVKLLNKEAEPVIQSATTYVVKGQLTDKEFEEIKAYLINPVDSREAAKSKPETIVQTFPEPEDVKIFEGFITMPEDELNDLYSSLNLAMTFKDFLFIRKYFSEEEKRNPSVTEIRMLDTYWSDHCRHTTFLTELTEVSFEEGKYTTPLVNSFNDYKENFASLYKDRDDKYICLMDIALMGMKKLREMGKLTDMEVSDEINACSIVVPVEEILADGTKHTEEWLIFFKNETHNHPTEIEPFGGAATCLGGAIRDPLSGRGYVYQAMRVTGAADPTLPLSETLSGKLPQRKIVTGAAAGYSSYGNQIGLATGLVDEIYHPDYVAKRLEIGAVMGAARRKNVIRENSDPGDQIILLGGRTGRDGIGGATGSSKSHTTKSIDTCGAEVQKGNAPTERKIQRFFRRPEITRLIKKCNDFGAGGVSVAIGELAAGLHINLDKVPKKYAGLDGTEIAISESQERMAIVVDSKDVAAMLKFADEENLEAVVVAEVTKEPRLVMEWRGKEIVNISREFIDTNGARSEAKARVKAPAPDRFYENHDREFEGKSLKEAWLSVLNDLNACGKKGLVERFDSSIGAATVTMPFGGKYQLSPIQTMTAKLPNDLGESDVVTLMSYGFDPYISKESPYHGAVYAVINSVAKIVAAGGDMGKIHFTFQEYFKRLGDKAERWGEPLAALLGAYEAQMKLGLASIGGKDSMSGSFNDIDVPPTLVSFAVDTGNANDIISPELKKAGNILVKFEIEENEYRLPVFKKLIEDYNKITNLIHKKCIVSAYALGRYGVSEAVSKMAFGNKLGVKFDESITERDCFKPDFSSIVAEVSAGSLDEVMKSGLNVTILGEVTDSGKFQFANTSIDIEEMLNSWQERLEKVYPTKTEEKAAKPDENIYDIRKEAGFAPASENKLYVAKNKVARPKVFIPVFPGTNCEYDLTKAFTKAGAEVETVVFKNLNAENIKDSVEEYVKAIKNSQIIMFPGGFSAGDEPDGSAKFIASVFRNPQIAEETNKLLKERDGLILGICNGFQALIKLGLVPYGEITEIKEDSPTLTTNKIGRHISQSVYTKAVTNKSPWLMNVRLGEVYSIPASHGEGRFVANEEWLKRLYANGQIAFQYADVEGNVTMDCAFNPNGSYNAVEGIISPDGRVLGKMCHSERIGKNVAINIVGEKDQGIFESGVEYFR; from the coding sequence ATGGGAAATATTAGAAGGGTATATGTTGAAAAAAAGAAAGACTATGCTGTTAGGGCAAAGGAGCTAAAAGAAGAATTTGCCGACTATCTTTCACTTAAAACGATTGAAAATGTAAGGGTACTCATCAGATATGATATAGAGAATCTGGACGAGGCTACCTACAAGAAGTCACTTGGCATAGTATTTTCCGAGCCACCTGTGGACTTGCTTTATGAGGAGAACTTCCCTCTTCTTTCTGATGAAAGGGAGTTTTCAGTAGAATATCTTCCCGGTCAGTTTGACCAGAGGGCTGATAGTGCCATTCAGTGCGTTAAGCTCTTAAATAAAGAGGCTGAGCCTGTTATCCAGTCTGCTACTACATATGTAGTAAAGGGTCAGCTCACAGACAAAGAATTTGAAGAAATCAAGGCTTATCTTATTAACCCTGTGGATTCAAGGGAAGCAGCCAAGAGTAAGCCAGAGACCATAGTTCAGACCTTTCCTGAGCCGGAGGATGTAAAAATCTTTGAAGGCTTTATAACCATGCCTGAAGATGAGCTTAATGATCTTTATTCATCGCTTAATCTTGCAATGACATTTAAGGACTTCTTATTTATAAGAAAATATTTTTCAGAAGAAGAAAAACGTAATCCAAGCGTGACAGAAATAAGGATGCTTGATACCTACTGGTCAGACCACTGCCGCCACACCACCTTCCTTACTGAGCTTACAGAGGTGAGTTTTGAAGAAGGCAAGTATACCACACCTTTGGTGAACAGCTTCAATGACTATAAAGAGAACTTTGCCTCACTTTACAAGGATAGAGATGACAAATACATCTGCCTTATGGACATTGCCCTCATGGGAATGAAGAAGCTAAGGGAAATGGGCAAGCTTACAGATATGGAAGTTTCTGATGAGATAAATGCCTGCTCAATTGTAGTTCCTGTAGAAGAAATTCTTGCAGATGGCACTAAACATACAGAAGAATGGCTCATTTTCTTTAAGAATGAAACACATAACCATCCTACGGAAATAGAGCCTTTTGGAGGTGCTGCTACCTGCCTTGGTGGTGCAATCAGAGATCCGCTTTCAGGAAGAGGATATGTATATCAGGCCATGCGTGTGACAGGAGCAGCAGATCCTACCCTTCCTTTGTCTGAGACACTTAGTGGCAAGCTTCCACAGAGAAAGATAGTGACAGGAGCGGCGGCAGGCTACAGTTCTTATGGCAATCAGATAGGACTTGCTACCGGTCTTGTAGATGAGATATATCATCCTGACTATGTGGCAAAGCGTCTTGAGATTGGCGCAGTTATGGGAGCTGCAAGAAGGAAAAATGTAATAAGAGAGAATTCAGATCCGGGAGACCAGATTATACTACTTGGCGGGCGCACAGGGCGAGATGGTATAGGTGGTGCTACAGGCTCGTCAAAGTCACATACAACCAAGTCCATAGATACCTGTGGAGCAGAAGTTCAAAAGGGAAATGCGCCTACAGAGCGCAAGATTCAGAGATTTTTCAGAAGACCTGAGATAACAAGGCTCATAAAGAAGTGTAATGACTTTGGAGCAGGCGGCGTATCTGTAGCTATAGGAGAGCTTGCGGCGGGTCTACATATTAACCTTGATAAGGTACCAAAGAAGTACGCAGGACTTGACGGCACTGAGATAGCCATATCAGAGTCACAGGAGAGAATGGCAATAGTGGTTGACAGTAAAGATGTAGCTGCCATGCTTAAGTTTGCAGACGAAGAGAACCTTGAAGCTGTAGTTGTTGCAGAAGTAACCAAGGAGCCTCGTCTTGTTATGGAGTGGCGTGGCAAGGAAATAGTGAATATCAGTAGGGAATTCATTGATACAAACGGAGCAAGAAGTGAGGCAAAGGCTAGGGTTAAGGCGCCTGCCCCTGACAGATTCTATGAGAACCACGATAGGGAATTTGAAGGAAAGAGTCTTAAAGAGGCTTGGCTTTCAGTGCTTAACGACTTAAATGCCTGCGGCAAGAAGGGACTTGTTGAGAGATTTGACAGCTCTATCGGAGCCGCTACAGTTACCATGCCGTTTGGTGGAAAGTACCAGTTAAGCCCTATTCAGACTATGACAGCTAAGCTTCCAAATGATTTGGGAGAAAGTGATGTGGTAACACTTATGAGCTATGGCTTTGATCCTTATATATCAAAGGAGAGCCCTTACCATGGAGCTGTCTATGCTGTTATCAACTCTGTAGCAAAGATAGTTGCGGCAGGTGGTGACATGGGTAAGATTCACTTCACCTTTCAGGAGTATTTTAAGAGGCTTGGTGATAAGGCAGAGCGCTGGGGAGAGCCGCTTGCAGCCCTGCTTGGTGCGTACGAGGCACAGATGAAGCTTGGACTTGCTTCAATAGGTGGCAAGGACAGTATGTCAGGAAGCTTCAATGACATAGATGTACCACCAACTCTTGTAAGCTTTGCTGTAGATACAGGAAATGCTAACGATATTATCAGTCCTGAGCTTAAGAAGGCAGGTAACATCCTTGTTAAATTCGAAATAGAAGAAAATGAGTATAGACTGCCTGTATTTAAAAAGTTGATTGAGGACTATAACAAGATAACAAACCTCATACATAAAAAGTGCATAGTTTCAGCCTATGCCCTTGGCAGATACGGAGTCTCTGAGGCTGTGAGCAAGATGGCTTTTGGTAACAAGCTCGGAGTAAAGTTTGATGAAAGTATTACCGAGAGGGACTGCTTTAAGCCTGACTTTAGCTCTATAGTAGCTGAAGTAAGTGCAGGAAGCCTTGATGAGGTAATGAAGTCAGGACTTAATGTAACAATTCTTGGTGAAGTTACTGACAGTGGCAAATTCCAGTTTGCAAATACAAGTATAGACATAGAGGAAATGCTTAATAGCTGGCAGGAAAGACTGGAAAAGGTATATCCTACAAAGACAGAAGAAAAGGCTGCAAAGCCTGATGAGAATATCTATGATATAAGAAAAGAGGCTGGTTTTGCTCCTGCATCTGAGAACAAGCTTTATGTAGCAAAGAATAAGGTGGCAAGGCCTAAGGTCTTCATCCCTGTATTCCCTGGTACAAACTGTGAGTATGACCTTACTAAGGCATTCACAAAGGCAGGTGCAGAGGTCGAGACAGTTGTATTTAAGAACCTTAATGCGGAAAATATCAAGGACTCTGTGGAAGAATATGTAAAGGCTATAAAGAACTCTCAGATAATAATGTTCCCTGGCGGTTTCTCAGCCGGAGATGAGCCTGACGGTTCAGCTAAGTTCATAGCTTCAGTATTTAGAAATCCTCAGATAGCAGAGGAGACAAATAAACTCCTTAAAGAGAGAGACGGACTAATCCTCGGTATCTGTAACGGTTTCCAGGCCCTTATCAAGCTGGGTCTTGTACCATACGGAGAAATCACCGAGATAAAGGAGGATTCTCCAACTCTTACAACCAACAAGATAGGCAGACATATATCTCAGTCAGTATACACTAAGGCAGTTACCAACAAGTCTCCTTGGCTTATGAATGTAAGGCTTGGGGAGGTATACTCCATTCCTGCCTCACATGGGGAGGGAAGATTTGTGGCAAATGAGGAGTGGCTTAAGAGACTATACGCAAATGGACAGATTGCTTTCCAGTATGCGGATGTAGAAGGCAATGTGACCATGGATTGTGCTTTCAATCCAAACGGCTCTTACAATGCAGTTGAAGGTATCATCAGCCCTGACGGCAGGGTGCTTGGCAAGATGTGCCACTCTGAGAGAATTGGTAAAAATGTTGCTATCAACATAGTCGGAGAAAAAGATCAGGGCATATTTGAAAGCGGAGTAGAGTACTTCAGATAG
- a CDS encoding saccharopine dehydrogenase family protein, with amino-acid sequence MSRLLIIGCGGVAQVAIHKCCQNSEVFTEICIASKTKSKCDAIKAELEGKTKTVITTAEIDAMDVAKTVELIKSYKPDAVLNVALPYQDLAIMDACLLANVHYIDTANYEPEDTEEPEWKAAYEKRCKEKGFSALFDYSYQWAYAEKYEKAGLTALLGTGFDPGVTSVFAAYAKKHYFDRIDTIDILDCNGGDHGYPFATNFNPEINLREVSAPGSYLENGKWVEIPAMSIKREYNFKEVGQKDMYLLHHEELEALGRNMPEVKRIRFFMTFGQSYLTHMNCLENVGMLSTTPINYEGKEIVPIQFLKALLPDPASLGPRTKGKTNIGCIFTGVKDGKEKSIYIYNICDHEACYKEVGSQAVSYTTGVPAMIGSMLVLNGLWRKPGVYTTDEFDPDPYMEALNKWGLPWQVEENPVLVP; translated from the coding sequence ATGTCAAGATTACTTATTATCGGTTGCGGCGGAGTTGCACAGGTTGCAATCCACAAATGCTGTCAGAACAGCGAAGTTTTCACAGAGATTTGTATAGCAAGTAAAACAAAGTCAAAATGCGATGCTATTAAGGCTGAGCTTGAGGGCAAGACAAAGACCGTTATTACTACTGCAGAGATAGATGCTATGGATGTAGCTAAGACAGTAGAGCTTATTAAGAGCTACAAGCCTGATGCAGTGCTTAATGTTGCACTTCCTTATCAGGATCTTGCTATTATGGATGCCTGCCTTCTTGCAAATGTACATTACATCGATACAGCTAACTATGAGCCTGAGGATACAGAAGAGCCTGAATGGAAGGCTGCTTACGAGAAGCGTTGCAAAGAAAAAGGATTTTCAGCACTTTTTGACTACTCTTATCAGTGGGCTTATGCTGAGAAATACGAAAAAGCAGGACTTACAGCACTTCTTGGAACAGGCTTTGATCCGGGTGTAACCAGCGTATTTGCTGCTTATGCGAAGAAGCATTATTTTGACAGGATAGATACCATAGATATCCTTGACTGCAACGGTGGAGACCATGGCTATCCATTTGCTACCAACTTCAACCCTGAGATTAACCTTCGTGAAGTATCTGCACCTGGCAGCTACCTTGAAAATGGTAAGTGGGTTGAAATCCCTGCAATGAGCATAAAGCGTGAGTATAACTTTAAAGAAGTTGGACAGAAAGACATGTACCTTCTTCACCACGAGGAGCTTGAGGCTCTTGGCAGAAATATGCCTGAGGTTAAGCGTATCCGCTTCTTTATGACATTTGGGCAGAGCTATCTCACACATATGAACTGCCTTGAGAATGTAGGTATGCTCTCTACAACCCCTATCAACTATGAAGGCAAGGAGATAGTGCCTATCCAGTTCCTTAAGGCTCTCCTTCCTGATCCTGCTTCACTTGGTCCTCGTACAAAGGGAAAGACCAACATCGGCTGCATCTTCACAGGTGTTAAGGACGGCAAGGAAAAGAGCATCTACATCTACAACATCTGTGACCACGAAGCCTGCTACAAAGAGGTAGGAAGTCAGGCTGTAAGCTATACTACAGGTGTTCCTGCTATGATAGGCTCCATGCTTGTATTAAACGGACTTTGGAGAAAACCTGGTGTATATACCACAGATGAATTTGATCCTGATCCATATATGGAAGCTCTTAATAAATGGGGACTCCCTTGGCAGGTTGAGGAGAATCCTGTACTCGTACCATAA
- a CDS encoding aminotransferase class I/II-fold pyridoxal phosphate-dependent enzyme, whose protein sequence is MDISRQQRAPICEALETFKKKRVVPFDVPGHKRGRGNPELVRLLGAQCVSLDVNSMKPLDNLSNPVSVISEAEDLMAEAFGAAHAFLMVGGTTASVQAMVLSVCKAGDKIILPRNVHKSVINALILCGAIPVYVKPEIHPVIGVALGMEIDAVKETIDSNPDAVAVLVNNPTYYGICSDLKSITDYAHEKGLKVLVDEAHGTQLYFGSNLPMAGMRAGADMAAISMHKSGGSLTQSSILLTGKNMNVGHVRQIIGLTQTTSANYLLLSSLDLSRRNLALRGMESFAKVITMAEYARNEINSIGGYYAYGKELIDGKNVYDFDVTKLCVYTKDIGLTGIEIYDLLRDEYDIQIEFGDIGNIMAYISIGDRLQDIERLVGALEDIKRLYAREKSGLAFVDAVIPKVVSSPQYSFYAEKESVPIKEAYGRVAGESVMAYPPGIPILAPGELITKDIVDHILYAKEKGCSLQGTADPEVKSLEVLIK, encoded by the coding sequence ATGGACATTAGCAGACAGCAGAGAGCTCCGATTTGCGAGGCTCTTGAAACATTTAAGAAAAAAAGAGTTGTGCCTTTTGACGTACCGGGACATAAAAGAGGACGCGGAAACCCTGAGCTTGTAAGACTTCTTGGTGCACAATGTGTTTCCCTTGATGTAAACAGTATGAAGCCCCTTGACAACCTCTCCAACCCTGTTTCCGTCATTTCAGAGGCTGAAGACCTTATGGCTGAGGCTTTTGGTGCCGCTCATGCCTTTCTTATGGTAGGCGGAACCACTGCTTCAGTACAGGCTATGGTACTTTCTGTCTGCAAGGCAGGCGACAAGATTATTCTCCCAAGAAATGTGCATAAGAGTGTAATCAATGCACTCATTCTCTGTGGTGCCATCCCTGTCTATGTAAAGCCTGAGATTCATCCCGTGATAGGTGTGGCTCTCGGTATGGAGATAGATGCGGTCAAAGAGACCATAGACAGTAATCCTGATGCGGTAGCTGTACTTGTAAATAATCCAACCTACTACGGTATCTGTTCCGACCTTAAGAGCATTACTGACTACGCCCACGAAAAAGGGCTCAAAGTCCTTGTAGATGAGGCACACGGAACCCAGCTTTATTTCGGTTCTAATCTTCCTATGGCGGGAATGCGTGCAGGTGCTGACATGGCAGCTATTTCTATGCACAAGTCAGGTGGCAGTCTTACTCAGAGCTCCATCCTACTAACAGGTAAAAATATGAATGTAGGTCATGTGAGACAGATAATAGGACTTACCCAGACTACCTCTGCTAACTATCTCCTGCTTTCAAGTCTTGACCTTTCAAGAAGAAACCTTGCACTTAGAGGCATGGAGAGCTTTGCAAAGGTTATAACTATGGCAGAGTACGCCAGAAACGAGATAAACAGCATAGGCGGTTACTATGCCTATGGGAAAGAGCTCATAGACGGAAAGAATGTCTATGACTTTGATGTAACCAAGCTTTGTGTGTACACCAAAGACATTGGGCTTACAGGAATTGAGATTTACGATTTACTTCGTGATGAATACGATATACAAATAGAATTCGGCGATATCGGCAATATTATGGCTTATATCTCAATAGGCGACAGGCTTCAGGATATAGAAAGGCTTGTTGGTGCTCTTGAGGATATCAAGAGGCTGTATGCCAGAGAGAAAAGCGGTCTTGCCTTTGTGGATGCGGTTATTCCAAAGGTAGTTTCAAGTCCACAGTATTCATTTTACGCCGAAAAGGAGTCTGTGCCTATAAAGGAAGCATATGGCAGGGTCGCTGGCGAATCAGTTATGGCTTATCCACCGGGCATTCCTATACTTGCTCCGGGAGAGCTCATTACAAAGGATATTGTTGACCACATCCTGTATGCAAAAGAAAAGGGCTGTAGCTTGCAGGGTACAGCCGATCCTGAGGTTAAAAGCTTAGAGGTGCTGATAAAGTAA
- a CDS encoding ISLre2 family transposase — translation MTNAIVKEKKISFKTLEKKIFEEACKLAREHTKIILENYDDILSKERDTSKYRNKGKRKTSIRTVYGDVEYERRVYQTRLRDGTKAHVYLLDEQMGMEKIGLISTNLAEKIANSVTELPYRASAEMLSSSTGQTISAGGVWNIAQKLGQRITSEEDLDVKKMKAGRPDGKREIGVLFEEMDGVWLSMQGRGHKRMGKKEMKVFTMYEGWDAEKEKEGRSTLVEKVVFAGMDGSSGFHNKREAVIQKKYNPDEIGRRILNGDGGSWIKEPYDDEAVFQLDRYHIYQEILRKISSKAVQKDIRRLFDSEKIEEMFDYIREYIRVSKSEDESDKTSKKAEELYAYLHNNREGLLPYYKRGIKLPEPVEGIIYKNMGIQETQNCTLITLRMKHRRMRWSESGADNLAKLLCRKENKDLIETVERYSGELIFDESQSEIKEPLSASKSPLRDGKGLPYMEVGRGSLPLTGTPLTAGRKALRNFILGN, via the coding sequence ATGACTAATGCTATTGTAAAAGAAAAAAAGATTTCATTCAAGACCTTAGAGAAGAAAATTTTTGAAGAGGCCTGCAAGCTTGCCAGGGAACACACTAAAATCATACTTGAAAACTATGATGATATTCTTTCAAAAGAGAGGGATACTTCTAAATATAGGAATAAAGGAAAGAGAAAGACTTCGATAAGAACCGTATATGGAGATGTCGAGTATGAAAGAAGGGTGTACCAGACAAGGCTTAGAGATGGAACGAAAGCCCATGTTTATCTTCTTGATGAACAAATGGGTATGGAGAAGATAGGCTTAATATCTACTAATCTTGCAGAGAAGATCGCCAATTCAGTTACGGAACTCCCGTACAGGGCATCTGCTGAGATGTTAAGCTCTTCTACAGGACAGACCATAAGTGCGGGAGGCGTGTGGAATATAGCCCAGAAGCTTGGCCAGAGGATAACATCAGAGGAAGACCTTGATGTGAAGAAGATGAAGGCAGGCAGACCTGATGGGAAAAGGGAAATCGGAGTTCTTTTTGAGGAAATGGATGGAGTATGGCTTTCGATGCAGGGCAGAGGGCATAAACGCATGGGTAAAAAGGAGATGAAGGTCTTTACCATGTATGAAGGCTGGGATGCGGAGAAGGAAAAGGAAGGGCGCAGCACTCTAGTGGAGAAAGTGGTGTTTGCAGGCATGGATGGAAGCAGTGGATTCCACAATAAAAGAGAGGCCGTGATACAGAAGAAATATAACCCTGACGAAATAGGCAGGCGTATCTTAAATGGAGATGGTGGAAGCTGGATAAAAGAGCCTTATGATGACGAGGCGGTGTTTCAGCTTGACAGATACCACATTTATCAGGAAATTTTAAGGAAAATAAGCAGTAAAGCTGTACAAAAGGATATACGAAGGCTCTTTGATTCAGAGAAGATTGAAGAAATGTTTGATTATATACGGGAGTATATAAGAGTAAGTAAAAGCGAAGATGAAAGCGATAAAACCAGTAAAAAAGCCGAGGAGCTGTACGCCTACCTTCACAATAACAGAGAAGGGCTGCTACCGTACTACAAGCGGGGAATAAAACTCCCAGAACCTGTAGAAGGCATCATTTATAAAAACATGGGTATACAGGAAACACAAAACTGTACACTGATAACGCTGAGAATGAAGCACAGGCGCATGAGATGGTCAGAATCAGGAGCTGATAACCTTGCGAAGCTTCTGTGCAGGAAAGAAAACAAAGACCTGATAGAGACAGTCGAACGTTACTCTGGGGAATTGATATTTGATGAGAGCCAGAGCGAGATAAAAGAGCCTCTCAGCGCTTCAAAATCACCGTTACGAGACGGTAAAGGGCTTCCATATATGGAAGTAGGCAGAGGAAGTCTTCCACTAACCGGTACACCATTAACAGCAGGTAGAAAGGCATTAAGAAATTTTATACTTGGCAACTAA
- the nspC gene encoding carboxynorspermidine decarboxylase, with amino-acid sequence MISNNYQELKRAFEGLKTPCYVIDEAKIEENCKILKSVMDETKAKILLAQKAFSGFYFYPLIGEYLTGATASGLFEARLGAEEMKKENHIFSPAYKDEDMEEITRICDHIIFNSVNQLKKYKSYCLDKGVSIGIRINPEFSTQEDHEIYDPCASGSRLGITLSTLENALKEDASLLSGVDGLHFHTLCEQGAEPLRNTLEVVYKNFGKYLKNMKWLNFGGGHHITRDDYNRELLIKCINEAKSLFDVEVYLEPGEAVALNAGYSVTTILDKTTSGDTTNLILDISAACHMPDVIEMPYRPPLFTSGEAGEKKYTYRLGSCTCLAGDIIGDFSFDEEKNIGDMLIFGDMAIYSFVKNNTFNGMPLPDLAVLKKDGNVENIKSFGYQDFKKRLS; translated from the coding sequence TTGATTTCAAATAACTATCAAGAGTTAAAAAGGGCATTTGAAGGGCTTAAAACTCCCTGCTATGTCATCGATGAGGCCAAGATAGAGGAGAACTGCAAGATTCTTAAGTCTGTAATGGATGAGACGAAAGCAAAGATTCTACTTGCACAAAAGGCATTTTCTGGCTTTTATTTCTATCCCCTCATAGGCGAATATCTTACAGGCGCTACAGCCAGCGGACTTTTTGAGGCTAGGCTTGGTGCCGAGGAAATGAAAAAGGAGAATCATATCTTCTCTCCTGCTTATAAGGACGAGGACATGGAGGAAATTACAAGAATCTGCGACCACATTATATTTAACTCTGTAAATCAGCTTAAGAAATATAAGAGTTACTGCTTAGACAAGGGTGTCAGCATTGGTATTAGAATAAATCCTGAATTTTCCACGCAAGAAGACCATGAGATCTACGATCCCTGTGCCAGTGGAAGCAGGCTTGGCATCACTCTAAGTACCCTTGAAAATGCTCTTAAAGAAGATGCTTCACTACTTAGTGGTGTTGACGGACTTCATTTTCACACCCTTTGTGAACAGGGGGCAGAGCCTTTAAGGAATACATTGGAGGTTGTGTATAAGAATTTTGGAAAATATCTTAAAAATATGAAATGGCTGAACTTTGGCGGCGGTCACCATATAACAAGGGATGACTACAACAGAGAACTCCTTATTAAGTGTATAAATGAGGCTAAGTCCCTGTTTGATGTGGAAGTCTATCTTGAGCCGGGTGAGGCAGTCGCTCTAAATGCAGGCTATTCAGTAACAACTATCCTTGATAAGACCACCTCAGGCGACACCACCAATCTAATCCTTGATATCAGTGCTGCCTGCCATATGCCTGATGTGATTGAGATGCCTTACAGACCACCTCTTTTTACCTCAGGAGAAGCGGGCGAAAAGAAATATACCTATAGGCTTGGTAGCTGTACCTGTCTGGCAGGTGATATAATCGGCGACTTCTCCTTTGATGAGGAAAAAAACATTGGAGATATGCTCATATTTGGAGATATGGCCATTTATTCATTTGTCAAAAACAATACCTTTAATGGCATGCCTCTTCCAGACCTTGCCGTACTTAAAAAGGATGGTAATGTGGAGAATATCAAAAGCTTCGGATATCAGGACTTTAAGAAAAGACTGTCATAA